From one Mya arenaria isolate MELC-2E11 chromosome 4, ASM2691426v1 genomic stretch:
- the LOC128230034 gene encoding sulfotransferase 1C2-like isoform X2, which translates to MPVKKLDDGTGETVRVLEVDGYYAPTFDMNQEEDFRSIPNWPLKPDDILICAYPKAGTHWLWEVTSMLVNQSADRMKLIKETSMLEALTGESFSGILSPRVLNTHIPLNLMPMDTLKNRTRIIFVQRNPKDICVSFYNHHSKLVEYEYNGKFENYVNRFLNGLVDYGSWFDYTLGWEKVILDNPDHPFYVLAYEDMKADPVKEIEKLSGFLGLKTSKALAAEIAEKCDFQSMKREKDPLENTADWKGGQPGMYRKGQVGDWKNWFTVAQSEMFDAEFRRRMQGSNFTYRFS; encoded by the exons AATCAAGAAGAAGACTTCCGAAGCATTCCAAACTGGCCACTcaaaccagacgacattttaaTCTGTGCCTACCCAAAAGCCG GGACGCACTGGCTATGGGAGGTGACGTCAATGCTTGTGAACCAGTCCGCGGACCGCATGAAGCTCATCAAAGAGACGTCCATGCTGGAGGCGCTCACAGGAGAGAGTTTCTCCGGCATTCTCTCCCCACGGGTTCTTAACACCCACATTCCCCTCAACCTCATGCCGATGGACACACTAAAAAATAGGACCAGGATTATATTTGTGCAAAGAAACCCGAAAGACATCTGTGTGTCATTCTATAACCACCATAGTAAACTTGTCGAATATGAATACAACGGGAAGTTTGAAAATTACGTGAATAGATTTCTAAACGGATTAG TTGACTACGGTTCGTGGTTCGACTACACTCTGGGCTGGGAGAAAGTGATCTTGGACAATCCAGACCACCCGTTCTACGTCCTAGCGTATGAGGACATGAAGGCC GACCCCGTTAAAGAGATTGAAAAGCTTAGCGGGTTCCTGGGACTGAAGACATCTAAAGCGTTAGCAGCAGAGATAGCAGAGAAGTGTGACTTCCAGTCGATGAAGCGGGAGAAAGACCCACTGGAAAACACGGCCGACTGGAAGGGTGGCCAGCCTGGCATGTACAGGAAAG GGCAGGTCGGGGACTGGAAAAACTGGTTCACGGTGGCACAGAGCGAAATGTTTGACGCCGAGTTTCGTCGCCGGATGCAAGGATCTAATTTTACATACCGCTTTTCCTAG
- the LOC128230034 gene encoding sulfotransferase 1C2-like isoform X1: protein MPVKKLDDGTGETVRVLEVDGYYAPTFDMVLQNQEEDFRSIPNWPLKPDDILICAYPKAGTHWLWEVTSMLVNQSADRMKLIKETSMLEALTGESFSGILSPRVLNTHIPLNLMPMDTLKNRTRIIFVQRNPKDICVSFYNHHSKLVEYEYNGKFENYVNRFLNGLVDYGSWFDYTLGWEKVILDNPDHPFYVLAYEDMKADPVKEIEKLSGFLGLKTSKALAAEIAEKCDFQSMKREKDPLENTADWKGGQPGMYRKGQVGDWKNWFTVAQSEMFDAEFRRRMQGSNFTYRFS from the exons GTGTTGCAGAATCAAGAAGAAGACTTCCGAAGCATTCCAAACTGGCCACTcaaaccagacgacattttaaTCTGTGCCTACCCAAAAGCCG GGACGCACTGGCTATGGGAGGTGACGTCAATGCTTGTGAACCAGTCCGCGGACCGCATGAAGCTCATCAAAGAGACGTCCATGCTGGAGGCGCTCACAGGAGAGAGTTTCTCCGGCATTCTCTCCCCACGGGTTCTTAACACCCACATTCCCCTCAACCTCATGCCGATGGACACACTAAAAAATAGGACCAGGATTATATTTGTGCAAAGAAACCCGAAAGACATCTGTGTGTCATTCTATAACCACCATAGTAAACTTGTCGAATATGAATACAACGGGAAGTTTGAAAATTACGTGAATAGATTTCTAAACGGATTAG TTGACTACGGTTCGTGGTTCGACTACACTCTGGGCTGGGAGAAAGTGATCTTGGACAATCCAGACCACCCGTTCTACGTCCTAGCGTATGAGGACATGAAGGCC GACCCCGTTAAAGAGATTGAAAAGCTTAGCGGGTTCCTGGGACTGAAGACATCTAAAGCGTTAGCAGCAGAGATAGCAGAGAAGTGTGACTTCCAGTCGATGAAGCGGGAGAAAGACCCACTGGAAAACACGGCCGACTGGAAGGGTGGCCAGCCTGGCATGTACAGGAAAG GGCAGGTCGGGGACTGGAAAAACTGGTTCACGGTGGCACAGAGCGAAATGTTTGACGCCGAGTTTCGTCGCCGGATGCAAGGATCTAATTTTACATACCGCTTTTCCTAG
- the LOC128230960 gene encoding uncharacterized protein LOC128230960 → MAIECRDSRECSECRVAIECRESRECNECRLAIECRESRECSECRVAIECRDSRECSEYRVAIECRDSRECSEYRVAIECRESRECSEYRVAIECRDSRECSEYRVAIECRDSRECSEYRVAIECRDSRECSEYRVAIECRESRECSEYRVAIECRDSRECSEYRVAIECRDSRECSEYRVAIECRESRECSECRVAIECRESRECSEYRVAIECRDSRECSEYRVAIECRESRECSEYRVAIECRDSRECSEYRVAIECRDSRECSEYRVAIEYRESRECSECRVAIECRNSRECSEYRVAIECRDSRECSEYRVAIECRESRECSEDRVAIECRESRECSECRVAIDCRDSRECSDFRVAIECRDSRDCSESRVAIECRKSRVCNECRLAIECRESRECSECRVAIECRDSRECRMAIECRDSRECSECRVSIECRDSRECRVAIECYDSRGCRVAIECRDSSECSEYRVAIECRDSRECSEFRVAIECRDSRECRMAIECRDSRECSECRVSIECRDSRECRVAIECYDSRGCRVAIECRDSSECSEYRVAIECRDSRECSEFRVAIECRDSRECRLAIECRDSRECSEYCVAIECRDSREYSECRVAI, encoded by the coding sequence ATGGCGATTGAATGTCGCGATAGTCGTGAATGTAGTGAATGTCGCGTGGCGATTGAATGTCGCGAATCTCGTGAATGTAATGAATGTCGTTTGGCGATTGAATGTCGCGAATCTCGTGAATGTAGTGAATGTCGCGTGGCGATTGAATGTCGCGATAGTCGTGAATGTAGTGAATATCGCGTGGCGATTGAATGTCGCGATAGTCGTGAATGTAGTGAATACCGCGTGGCGATTGAATGTCGCGAATCTCGTGAATGTAGTGAATACCGCGTGGCGATTGAATGTCGCGATAGTCGTGAATGTAGTGAATACCGCGTGGCGATTGAATGTCGCGATAGTCGTGAATGTAGTGAATACCGCGTGGCGATTGAATGTCGCGATAGTCGTGAATGTAGTGAATACCGCGTGGCGATTGAATGTCGCGAATCACGTGAATGTAGTGAATATCGCGTGGCGATTGAATGTCGCGATAGTCGTGAATGTAGTGAATATCGCGTGGCGATTGAATGTCGCGATAGTCGTGAATGTAGTGAATATCGCGTGGCGATTGAATGTCGCGAATCTCGTGAATGTAGTGAATGTCGCGTGGCGATTGAATGTCGCGAATCTCGTGAATGTAGTGAATACCGCGTGGCGATTGAATGTCGCGATAGTCGTGAATGTAGTGAATACCGCGTGGCGATTGAATGTCGCGAATCACGTGAATGTAGTGAATATCGCGTGGCGATTGAATGTCGCGATAGTCGTGAATGTAGTGAATATCGCGTGGCGATTGAATGTCGCGATAGTCGTGAATGTAGTGAATATCGCGTGGCGATTGAATATCGCGAATCTCGTGAATGTAGTGAATGTCGCGTGGCGATTGAATGTCGCAATAGTCGTGAATGTAGTGAATATCGCGTGGCGATTGAATGTCGCGATAGTCGTGAATGTAGTGAATATCGCGTGGCGATTGAATGTCGCGAAAGTCGTGAATGTAGTGAAGACCGCGTGGCGATTGAATGTCGCGAATCTCGTGAATGTAGTGAATGTCGCGTGGCGATTGATTGTCGCGATAGTCGTGAATGTAGTGACTTTCGCGTGGCGATTGAATGTCGCGATAGTCGTGATTGTAGTGAAAGTCGCGTGGCGATTGAATGTCGCAAATCTCGCGTATGTAATGAATGTCGTTTGGCGATTGAATGTCGCGAATCTCGTGAATGTAGTGAATGTCGCGTGGCGATTGAATGTCGCGATAGTCGTGAATGTCGCATGGCGATTGAATGTCGCGATAGTCGTGAATGTAGTGAATGTCGCGTGTCGATTGAATGTCGCGATAGTCGTGAATGTCGCGTGGCGATTGAATGTTACGATAGTCGTGGATGTCGCGTGGCGATTGAATGTCGCGATAGTAGTGAATGTAGTGAATATCGCGTGGCGATTGAATGTCGCGATAGTCGTGAATGTAGTGAATTTCGCGTGGCGATTGAATGTCGCGATAGTCGTGAATGTCGCATGGCGATTGAATGTCGCGATAGTCGTGAATGTAGTGAATGTCGCGTGTCGATAGAATGTCGCGATAGTCGTGAATGTCGCGTGGCGATTGAATGTTACGATAGTCGTGGATGTCGCGTGGCGATTGAATGTCGCGATAGTAGTGAATGTAGTGAATATCGCGTGGCGATTGAATGTCGCGATAGTCGTGAATGTAGTGAATTTCGCGTGGCGATTGAATGTCGTGATAGTCGTGAATGTCGTTTGGCGATTGAATGTCGCGATAGTCGTGAATGTAGTGAATACTGCGTGGCGATTGAATGTCGCGATAGTCGTGAATATAGTGAATGTCGCGTGGCGATTTAA